Proteins found in one Streptomyces sp. NBC_00461 genomic segment:
- a CDS encoding SCO2521 family protein, which translates to MQPPLGQPARPVLACGEVRTCLLPSFQALEGRAAAQLLRLRADEHVRVSERPNLYVLSPEVLTGVDCRLPTSNGVKVRAVGTVAARAALTEGRLLQSTAYFSAPAVGPATRRPWGHYLVRPGVVEPLGKLPDQATAAGVLRGAAGGELDLGMISEALLTRLLRHPLLDRKVPFKSRRTHLRWVVHRISEGDRAALVEFRLDRDGLRTVRLRLPADTPVAAAAGLCEDLALHDWLLTTVVHMLDNSRLAAADGPAAVLALRPAVDHLLHLWTPHARVHHSLVHLWEALEREPGFTRQWQNLVQRIRDQLALQAIPLPHQALSPR; encoded by the coding sequence ATGCAGCCGCCCCTCGGGCAGCCCGCGCGCCCGGTCCTCGCCTGCGGTGAGGTGCGTACCTGTCTGCTGCCGTCCTTCCAGGCGCTGGAGGGACGGGCCGCCGCCCAGCTGCTGCGGCTGCGCGCCGACGAACACGTCAGGGTCTCCGAGCGTCCCAATCTGTACGTCCTTTCCCCCGAGGTCCTGACGGGAGTGGACTGCCGGCTGCCCACCTCCAACGGCGTCAAGGTCCGGGCCGTCGGCACGGTGGCCGCCCGCGCGGCACTGACCGAGGGCCGTCTGCTCCAGTCCACCGCGTACTTCAGCGCGCCGGCCGTAGGCCCCGCCACCCGTCGCCCCTGGGGGCACTATCTCGTGCGGCCCGGTGTGGTCGAGCCTCTGGGCAAGCTGCCCGACCAGGCCACTGCCGCGGGCGTGCTGCGCGGTGCGGCGGGCGGCGAACTCGACCTCGGGATGATCTCCGAGGCCCTGCTGACGAGGCTCCTGCGCCACCCGCTCCTGGACCGCAAGGTTCCGTTCAAGTCCCGCCGTACGCACCTGCGTTGGGTCGTCCACCGGATCTCCGAGGGTGATCGGGCGGCACTGGTGGAATTCAGGTTGGACAGGGACGGGCTGCGGACCGTGCGGCTGCGGCTGCCGGCGGACACACCGGTCGCCGCGGCTGCGGGCCTGTGCGAGGACCTCGCGCTCCATGACTGGCTGCTGACGACGGTGGTGCACATGCTGGACAACAGCCGGCTCGCCGCGGCGGACGGGCCCGCCGCGGTCCTCGCGTTGCGGCCGGCCGTCGACCACCTGCTGCACCTGTGGACGCCGCACGCGCGAGTGCACCACTCGCTGGTCCACCTGTGGGAGGCGCTGGAGCGGGAACCGGGATTCACCCGCCAATGGCAGAACCTGGTCCAGCGCATCCGGGACCAACTGGCGCTTCAGGCAATCCCGTTGCCGCACCAGGCGCTGTCACCGCGCTGA
- a CDS encoding SCO2522 family protein produces the protein MSEAVFQETTAQLHTQSLPLSHLSLELGHLYMEDFEAGPERLREHFAEVRPWADAARAGTARRMGGKRPRISTCFLIDDYFTRFSTPAELVPLVLAEAEKAGLVIDYLARESGCAVADRIELAESVVHRLVESPPPGSYGSRPPVSHTGWLANGRRTPATKRAALGEVRGWQPPQETAARNHSVFMDVELWSERDGGRLWSCPFLAAVWQLVRLGLLRHLGEPVLVPQPWNGEGFPHDWDRMPPLLRLNPSATAFSAYRTCTLMSNRFLAVEDAVRLILDQTDVDSAALRQVAERSAREGLAVPEAVAQRATYVFYEEPAYTLSTEGS, from the coding sequence GTGAGCGAAGCCGTGTTTCAGGAGACCACCGCGCAGCTCCACACCCAGTCCCTGCCGTTGTCCCACCTCTCGCTGGAGCTGGGCCACCTCTACATGGAGGACTTCGAGGCGGGCCCCGAGCGGCTGCGCGAGCACTTCGCCGAGGTACGGCCATGGGCGGACGCCGCCCGCGCCGGTACGGCCCGCCGCATGGGCGGCAAGCGCCCCCGTATCAGCACCTGCTTCCTCATCGACGACTACTTCACCCGGTTCTCCACGCCGGCCGAACTCGTTCCGCTGGTGCTGGCAGAGGCCGAGAAGGCAGGCCTGGTCATCGACTACCTGGCCCGTGAGTCGGGCTGCGCGGTCGCCGACCGGATCGAGCTTGCCGAGTCCGTCGTGCACCGCCTGGTCGAGTCGCCGCCGCCGGGCAGCTACGGCTCCCGCCCGCCCGTCAGCCACACCGGCTGGCTCGCCAACGGCCGGCGCACGCCCGCCACCAAGCGCGCGGCCCTGGGCGAGGTCAGGGGCTGGCAGCCGCCCCAGGAGACCGCGGCCCGCAACCACTCCGTCTTCATGGACGTCGAGCTGTGGTCCGAGCGGGACGGGGGCCGGCTGTGGTCCTGCCCGTTCCTGGCCGCCGTATGGCAGCTGGTCCGGCTCGGGCTGCTACGGCACCTCGGCGAGCCGGTGCTGGTCCCGCAGCCCTGGAACGGCGAGGGCTTCCCGCACGACTGGGACCGGATGCCACCGCTGCTCCGGCTCAACCCGTCGGCGACGGCCTTCAGCGCCTACCGCACCTGCACGCTGATGTCGAACCGCTTCCTGGCCGTCGAGGACGCCGTGCGGCTCATCCTCGACCAGACAGACGTCGACTCCGCTGCGCTGCGCCAGGTCGCCGAGCGCTCGGCCAGGGAAGGACTCGCGGTCCCGGAGGCGGTCGCCCAGCGAGCCACGTACGTCTTCTACGAGGAGCCCGCCTACACCCTTTCCACTGAGGGGAGTTGA
- a CDS encoding SCO2523 family variant P-loop protein has protein sequence MLIFAASDKGGTGRSVTSANLAYQRALSGDDVCYVDFDFGSPTAAVVFDVGDARQTTEERGLHSYLTGQVGEPARIDVWSETEHQVLRSPPPGCGRLVLMPGDTGGGEFAVTDDDLRLCVDLLMKLCFEFDLVVVDLSAGRSYAVDMVLQATAQPEMSGVTARWLVFHRWTRQHVAATASLVFGERGIVAGGVARGHDEEELRGAIRFVRVAVPDPESPLWSQVSPAQSAWMRKTDGDLTQLASTHGIGHSLVLGSVPLEPVLEWREQLITEEDVLGSRIANRETWQALSSLAGRLTDDRYWEQA, from the coding sequence GTGCTGATCTTCGCCGCCTCCGACAAGGGAGGAACGGGCCGCTCCGTCACGAGCGCCAACCTCGCCTACCAGCGCGCGCTGTCCGGGGACGACGTCTGCTACGTCGACTTCGACTTCGGCTCGCCCACCGCGGCGGTCGTCTTCGACGTGGGGGACGCACGCCAGACCACCGAGGAGCGCGGTCTGCACTCCTACCTGACAGGGCAGGTCGGCGAACCGGCCCGGATCGACGTCTGGTCCGAGACCGAGCACCAGGTGCTGCGGTCCCCGCCGCCGGGCTGCGGCCGTCTGGTGCTGATGCCCGGCGACACCGGCGGCGGCGAGTTCGCCGTCACCGACGACGACCTGCGGCTCTGCGTCGACCTGCTGATGAAGCTCTGCTTCGAGTTCGACCTGGTCGTCGTCGACCTGAGCGCCGGCCGCTCCTACGCCGTCGACATGGTCCTGCAGGCGACCGCACAGCCCGAGATGAGCGGCGTCACGGCCCGCTGGCTGGTCTTCCACCGCTGGACCCGTCAGCATGTGGCGGCCACCGCGAGCCTGGTCTTCGGTGAGCGCGGCATCGTCGCCGGCGGCGTCGCCCGCGGCCACGACGAGGAGGAGCTGCGCGGCGCCATCCGCTTCGTACGGGTCGCCGTACCCGATCCCGAATCGCCACTGTGGTCACAGGTGTCGCCCGCCCAGTCGGCATGGATGCGCAAGACCGACGGCGATCTCACGCAACTCGCCTCCACGCACGGCATCGGCCACAGCCTGGTCCTCGGCTCCGTGCCGCTCGAACCGGTCCTCGAATGGCGTGAGCAACTCATCACCGAGGAGGACGTGTTGGGCAGCCGGATCGCCAACCGGGAGACCTGGCAGGCGCTCAGCTCGCTGGCCGGGCGACTCACCGACGACAGGTACTGGGAGCAGGCGTGA
- a CDS encoding SCO2524 family protein has protein sequence MQIKPRQHLLDIWQAMARYSFDQGEWVWGEWGGRSSVADAEQLLCLLYPATEIPAFRLDDPDTTQQDVRQALKRAGGRPDIPAGLVTAATRFMRTHTGDDQEPTFAGGHYFGSADETTEITEEQRRLGVVDSFARSITLCLATLGFLKVYETRTRRGDIREAIAELRQMTGNRLTAAMVSLLRSFTVNAFDTESPQGRALTELLGQGRLSQRQVLGKFQSRFRPLRAALVESLFLGIDIEEGLKDESQLFECGWAWSLVRDAPEVDTGEPVGPQPEGIANPVPYLYFTVVALDGIQDLFSDRTLTLGLLNAEQQKLTEALRLRWELTQQYWSGIARFDDERWPLEDIPWRTTGQRLESEYFSLSVAAILVHDLMRRRATDDDLTRTVRVMERLAERGRITSRMTRDDPTVHELHTVGVQLPLQGSERLGPPMTWAMTDFSAQLLKRTVQMCTLSRNLASHERLLRLAEDVFDHMWRRRIRDGEGVGLWDDVHCAYPGAAVHKGRLPVSWSITERVTEVMVQAHGMYRRPPIRSLELTQQARALLSECAHLLGNEQLEPAPSDGGRHGMQLRNIEIMLRRARGLVDEQPGTACALTLDVLGQLDSLARAREAADGGV, from the coding sequence GTGCAGATCAAGCCACGTCAGCATCTGCTGGACATCTGGCAGGCAATGGCTCGCTACTCCTTCGACCAGGGGGAGTGGGTCTGGGGAGAGTGGGGCGGACGGAGCAGCGTGGCCGACGCGGAGCAACTGCTCTGCCTGCTGTATCCGGCCACGGAGATCCCGGCGTTCCGGCTGGACGACCCGGACACCACGCAGCAGGACGTCCGGCAGGCCCTGAAGAGAGCCGGCGGGCGGCCGGACATCCCGGCCGGCCTCGTCACCGCAGCGACCCGGTTCATGCGCACGCACACGGGCGACGACCAGGAGCCGACCTTCGCCGGGGGCCACTACTTCGGCTCCGCCGACGAGACGACGGAGATCACGGAGGAACAACGCCGGCTCGGCGTGGTCGACTCCTTCGCGAGGTCGATCACCTTGTGCCTCGCCACGCTCGGCTTCCTCAAGGTGTACGAGACCAGGACCCGCCGCGGCGACATCCGGGAGGCGATCGCCGAGCTGCGCCAGATGACCGGCAACCGGCTCACCGCCGCCATGGTGAGCCTGCTGCGCTCCTTCACCGTCAACGCCTTCGACACCGAGTCACCCCAGGGCCGCGCCCTCACCGAACTCCTGGGCCAGGGACGGCTTTCGCAGCGGCAGGTGCTCGGCAAGTTCCAGAGCCGCTTCCGTCCGCTGCGCGCCGCGCTCGTGGAAAGCCTGTTCCTCGGCATCGACATCGAGGAAGGCCTCAAGGACGAGAGCCAGCTCTTCGAGTGCGGCTGGGCGTGGAGCCTGGTACGGGACGCCCCCGAGGTCGACACCGGCGAACCCGTCGGGCCGCAGCCCGAGGGCATTGCCAACCCGGTGCCGTACCTGTACTTCACCGTGGTCGCCCTCGACGGCATCCAGGACCTGTTCTCCGACCGCACCCTCACCCTGGGCCTGCTCAACGCCGAACAGCAAAAGCTCACCGAGGCGCTACGGCTGCGATGGGAACTCACCCAGCAGTACTGGTCCGGCATCGCCCGCTTCGACGACGAGCGCTGGCCCCTGGAGGACATTCCCTGGCGTACGACCGGACAGAGGCTGGAGTCCGAGTACTTCTCCCTCTCCGTCGCCGCCATCCTCGTGCACGACCTGATGCGGCGCCGGGCCACCGACGACGACCTGACCCGCACCGTCCGCGTCATGGAACGCCTCGCCGAACGCGGCCGCATCACCAGCCGCATGACCCGCGACGACCCCACGGTTCACGAGCTGCACACCGTGGGCGTCCAACTGCCGTTGCAGGGCAGCGAGCGTCTCGGCCCGCCCATGACCTGGGCCATGACCGACTTCTCGGCACAGCTGCTGAAGCGGACGGTCCAGATGTGCACGCTGTCGCGCAACCTCGCCTCGCACGAGCGGCTGCTCCGGCTCGCCGAGGACGTCTTCGACCACATGTGGCGCCGTCGTATCCGGGACGGCGAGGGTGTCGGCCTGTGGGACGACGTCCACTGCGCCTATCCCGGGGCGGCGGTCCACAAGGGGCGGCTGCCGGTGTCGTGGAGCATCACCGAGCGGGTCACCGAGGTGATGGTCCAGGCGCACGGCATGTACCGCAGGCCTCCCATCCGCAGCCTCGAACTCACCCAGCAGGCAAGGGCGTTGCTCAGCGAGTGCGCCCACCTGCTGGGCAACGAGCAGCTGGAACCCGCCCCCTCGGACGGCGGCCGGCACGGGATGCAACTGAGGAACATCGAGATCATGCTGCGCCGCGCCCGCGGCCTCGTGGACGAACAGCCGGGCACCGCCTGCGCGTTGACGCTCGACGTGCTGGGACAGCTCGACTCGCTCGCCCGCGCCCGCGAGGCAGCGGACGGGGGAGTGTGA
- a CDS encoding SCO2525 family SAM-dependent methyltransferase, whose product MGSPESPSQLNADAPWDAFDPQAYVSHNYKRVIHEDAEIISIVRAHFSDHFRGRQDRPYRGIDVGAGANLYPAFSMLPWCEEITLLDRADRNVEYLEKQRRSYDESWDAFWHLLCQDEGYATLPGDPRDRFAQVVGVEQGDLFALGGRRDHWSLGTMFFVAESLSTSHEEFRQAVECFMLSLTPGAPFAAAFMEGSEGYYVGDTHFPACKLGEPEIRSAVKRHAAEEGFRISKVGKPHAVRHGYTSMIVACGFRGWGN is encoded by the coding sequence ATGGGATCACCGGAGAGCCCGTCGCAGTTGAACGCCGACGCCCCGTGGGACGCATTCGACCCACAGGCCTACGTCAGCCACAACTACAAGAGAGTGATCCACGAGGACGCGGAGATCATCTCCATCGTCCGCGCGCACTTCAGTGATCATTTCCGTGGGCGTCAGGACCGCCCGTACCGGGGGATCGACGTCGGGGCCGGAGCCAATCTCTATCCGGCCTTTTCCATGCTGCCCTGGTGCGAGGAGATCACCCTGCTCGACCGGGCGGACCGGAATGTGGAGTATCTGGAGAAGCAGCGGCGCTCGTACGACGAGAGCTGGGACGCGTTCTGGCACCTGCTGTGCCAGGACGAGGGCTACGCGACGCTGCCGGGCGATCCGCGGGACAGGTTCGCCCAGGTCGTCGGCGTCGAGCAGGGAGACCTCTTCGCCCTGGGCGGCCGACGCGACCACTGGTCGCTCGGGACCATGTTCTTCGTGGCCGAATCCCTGTCGACATCCCACGAGGAGTTCCGGCAGGCCGTCGAGTGCTTCATGCTGTCGCTCACACCGGGCGCGCCGTTCGCGGCCGCGTTCATGGAGGGCTCCGAGGGATATTACGTGGGAGACACCCACTTTCCCGCATGCAAACTCGGGGAGCCGGAGATCAGGTCCGCCGTCAAAAGGCATGCCGCCGAAGAGGGGTTCCGGATTTCCAAGGTCGGCAAGCCCCATGCGGTGCGCCATGGTTATACGTCCATGATCGTGGCTTGCGGCTTTCGCGGCTGGGGTAATTAG
- a CDS encoding GNAT family N-acetyltransferase, which translates to MPDLHIRTAREDDLPEICLLDREAFPAEPYPEFVLRQYFDLCCGHLIVVDDGTALRGYLIAAAPSDCGPTWLISLGVARDLRGRGLGRRLMTRMLDRLRSEGASEVRLAVDPDNEPAVHLYKSLGFTPLGGPRRDYFGAGKDRLLMALFLPAAPTPAPPRRP; encoded by the coding sequence ATGCCTGATCTGCACATTCGGACGGCCCGCGAGGACGACCTTCCGGAAATCTGCCTTCTCGACAGGGAGGCGTTCCCTGCCGAGCCGTATCCCGAGTTCGTACTGCGCCAGTACTTCGACCTGTGCTGCGGCCATCTGATCGTCGTGGACGACGGCACCGCCCTGAGGGGATACCTGATCGCCGCAGCCCCGTCGGACTGCGGGCCCACGTGGCTGATCAGCCTCGGTGTGGCCCGGGACCTGCGGGGACGGGGACTGGGCCGCCGGCTCATGACGAGGATGCTCGATCGCCTGCGTTCCGAGGGTGCGAGCGAGGTGCGGCTCGCGGTCGACCCGGACAACGAACCGGCCGTCCACCTCTACAAGTCGCTCGGCTTCACCCCGCTCGGCGGCCCCCGCAGGGACTACTTCGGTGCCGGCAAGGACCGGCTCCTCATGGCTCTCTTCCTGCCGGCCGCACCGACACCAGCCCCGCCTCGTAGGCCATGA
- a CDS encoding alpha/beta hydrolase, which produces MKEITKSAALIAAVSGIVFGAITPLTASAAETPLKWTRCEGSGVDPRQRCATLEVPMDYAHPDGPKIDLAVSRIPSEKPSARRGALLLVPGGPGGTSLDDPSGKGQKLPQDVRDTYDLIGFAPRGNAPSTDVSCGLDHADLALTSLRPWPAADGSVTGNMTTARRVADACAHNGGELMRHLSTADNARDIDRIRAALGERRISAWGVSYGTYVGAVYSQLFPDRTDRVVLDSNDNPDPVKVERAWVQAQEVGAEDNFPEFAKWAARPGNPYRLADTAAEVRPLFLSLAARLDREPIPWPGANPEELNGNVLRQTMLNSFDDPDDYAGLAQLILAARKGTVPPAPQSPPEAVLQNVVAVGAATLCDDAAWPRSAAVYEKGVAESRARYPLTAGMPRNAMVCAAWPWQPERAPVRITDRGPSNVLLVQNERDMETPLSGALKLRAALGRRAVMVTVDSTGHEAYLANGNECGDATVSRFLATGERPERDVHCG; this is translated from the coding sequence ATGAAGGAGATCACGAAGAGCGCCGCCCTGATCGCAGCCGTCTCCGGCATCGTTTTCGGTGCCATCACGCCTCTCACCGCGTCCGCCGCCGAGACGCCACTCAAGTGGACCAGGTGCGAGGGCAGCGGCGTCGACCCACGCCAGCGGTGCGCGACCCTCGAAGTGCCGATGGACTACGCGCACCCCGACGGCCCGAAGATCGACCTCGCCGTCTCCCGCATCCCCAGCGAGAAGCCGTCCGCACGCCGGGGCGCCCTGCTGCTCGTTCCCGGCGGGCCCGGTGGCACGAGCCTCGACGACCCCTCCGGGAAGGGGCAGAAGCTGCCGCAGGACGTCCGGGACACCTACGACCTGATCGGTTTCGCGCCGCGCGGCAACGCACCCTCCACCGACGTCAGTTGCGGGCTCGACCACGCCGACCTCGCGCTGACGTCGCTGCGCCCCTGGCCCGCCGCCGACGGATCGGTCACCGGCAACATGACCACCGCGCGGCGCGTGGCCGACGCCTGCGCGCACAACGGCGGCGAGCTGATGCGGCACCTCAGCACGGCCGACAACGCACGCGACATCGACCGCATCCGGGCCGCGCTCGGCGAACGGAGGATCTCGGCGTGGGGCGTCTCGTACGGCACGTATGTCGGCGCCGTCTACAGCCAGTTGTTCCCGGACCGCACCGACCGCGTCGTCCTCGACAGCAACGACAACCCCGATCCGGTCAAGGTGGAGCGCGCCTGGGTCCAGGCGCAGGAGGTCGGCGCCGAGGACAACTTCCCCGAGTTCGCCAAGTGGGCCGCCCGGCCCGGCAATCCGTACCGGCTGGCCGACACGGCGGCCGAGGTGCGCCCGCTCTTCCTCAGCCTCGCCGCCCGCCTGGACCGCGAGCCGATCCCGTGGCCCGGCGCCAACCCGGAAGAGCTGAACGGCAACGTGCTGCGCCAGACCATGCTGAACAGCTTCGACGACCCCGACGACTACGCCGGTCTCGCCCAGCTGATCCTGGCCGCGCGGAAGGGCACGGTGCCGCCCGCGCCGCAGTCGCCCCCGGAGGCGGTGCTGCAGAACGTCGTCGCGGTGGGTGCCGCCACCCTCTGCGACGACGCCGCCTGGCCGAGGTCGGCCGCCGTGTACGAGAAGGGCGTGGCCGAGAGCCGGGCCAGGTATCCGCTGACGGCGGGCATGCCCCGTAACGCGATGGTGTGCGCCGCGTGGCCGTGGCAGCCGGAGCGGGCGCCGGTGCGGATCACCGACCGAGGGCCGTCCAACGTCCTGCTCGTCCAGAACGAGCGCGACATGGAGACTCCGCTGAGCGGCGCCCTGAAGCTCCGCGCGGCCCTCGGCCGCCGCGCCGTCATGGTGACCGTCGACTCCACCGGCCACGAGGCCTACCTCGCCAACGGCAACGAGTGCGGCGACGCGACGGTCTCGCGGTTCCTGGCGACGGGCGAGCGGCCCGAGCGGGACGTCCACTGCGGGTGA
- a CDS encoding abortive phage infection protein, whose protein sequence is MEKTKGINRAQFLAGAAALGLSAAVLPSQPTQATGRGLRHRGVVYTVGEGETPATAWSAARMRRDIRAIRGELHADTVDVTGDGVERLTATAAEAAERGLHVWLQPTLADAPERDILEHLAECGRFAERLRRQGASIDFSVGCEFWLFVPGIVPGKTVLERVQNMLNGDFDPVRMQRRLDRFTAKAAAAGRSVFHGNLSYAAAQDDKVDWRLFDIVGIDYYSYFRHHADYVRELRRYLRWGKPLAITEFGTCTYKGAPEAGGMGWDVVDHDKDPEEIKGHLVRSERTQAAYLVDQLAVFESMGLYAAMAFEFVTPDAPHRTDSPRYDLDMASYSITKAVKDRPDDPRSDWHWEPKEAFHTLARHYGRCTHPQ, encoded by the coding sequence ATGGAGAAGACGAAGGGGATCAATCGGGCGCAGTTCCTGGCGGGGGCGGCGGCCCTCGGGCTCTCGGCGGCGGTGCTGCCGTCCCAGCCGACCCAGGCCACCGGCCGGGGCCTTCGGCACCGCGGTGTCGTCTACACGGTCGGTGAGGGTGAGACGCCGGCGACCGCGTGGAGCGCCGCCCGGATGCGCCGGGACATCCGCGCCATCCGCGGCGAGCTGCACGCCGACACCGTCGACGTCACCGGCGACGGCGTCGAACGCCTCACGGCCACCGCCGCCGAGGCCGCCGAGCGTGGACTGCACGTATGGCTCCAGCCGACCCTGGCGGACGCCCCGGAGCGGGACATCCTGGAACACCTGGCCGAGTGCGGCCGCTTCGCGGAGCGGCTGCGGCGGCAGGGCGCGAGCATCGACTTCAGCGTGGGCTGCGAGTTCTGGCTCTTCGTGCCCGGGATCGTGCCGGGGAAGACGGTTCTGGAGCGCGTACAGAACATGCTGAACGGCGACTTCGACCCGGTGCGGATGCAGCGCCGCCTCGACCGCTTCACCGCGAAGGCGGCCGCGGCCGGCCGCTCCGTGTTCCACGGCAACCTCAGTTACGCGGCAGCCCAGGACGACAAGGTCGACTGGCGGCTCTTCGACATCGTCGGCATCGACTACTACTCCTACTTCCGCCATCATGCCGACTACGTACGGGAGTTGAGGCGCTACCTGCGCTGGGGCAAGCCCCTCGCCATCACCGAGTTCGGTACGTGCACCTACAAGGGCGCCCCCGAGGCGGGCGGCATGGGCTGGGACGTCGTCGACCACGACAAGGACCCGGAGGAGATCAAGGGGCACCTGGTGCGCAGCGAACGCACCCAGGCCGCCTACCTGGTCGACCAGTTGGCGGTCTTCGAGTCGATGGGCCTGTACGCGGCGATGGCGTTCGAGTTCGTCACCCCGGACGCCCCCCACCGCACCGACAGTCCCCGCTACGACCTCGACATGGCGAGCTACAGCATCACCAAGGCGGTCAAGGACCGCCCCGACGACCCCCGTTCGGACTGGCACTGGGAGCCGAAGGAGGCGTTCCACACGCTGGCCCGCCACTACGGTCGGTGTACTCACCCGCAGTAG
- the bla gene encoding class A beta-lactamase — MLGRRTLLTAGTATAAALLTSAPAHATTDHPREPKRLDQPAQLEQLARLERRHGARLGVFAHNVRTKRTVAYRADERFPICSVFKTLVAGAVLRDLDRHGEVLARRIHYRREDLVDGAPVTGTEEHLANGMTVAELCDAAIRYSDNSAANFLLRLLGGPTAITRFARSLGDGVTRLDRWEPELNSAEPGRVTDTTSPRAIAGTYGRLVVGDALNRPDRDRLTHWLLNNTTGDHRIRAGVPASWTVGDKTGSGSYGTTNDAGVAWTPDGAPVVLAFLSTKPAPDAAWDDALIAGATAAVVDALA, encoded by the coding sequence ATCCTAGGCCGACGCACCCTGCTCACCGCAGGCACCGCCACCGCCGCCGCGCTCCTGACGAGCGCACCCGCCCACGCCACCACCGACCACCCGCGCGAACCGAAGCGACTGGATCAGCCGGCACAACTGGAACAACTGGCACGACTGGAGCGCCGACACGGCGCCCGGCTGGGCGTGTTCGCGCACAACGTCCGTACGAAGCGGACCGTCGCCTACCGGGCCGACGAGCGCTTCCCCATCTGCTCGGTCTTCAAGACCCTCGTCGCCGGAGCCGTCCTGCGCGACCTGGACCGGCACGGCGAGGTGCTCGCCCGCCGCATCCACTACAGGCGCGAGGACCTGGTGGACGGCGCCCCCGTCACGGGGACCGAGGAGCATCTGGCGAACGGCATGACGGTCGCCGAGCTCTGCGACGCCGCCATCCGCTACAGCGACAACTCGGCGGCCAACTTCCTGCTCCGCCTGCTCGGCGGCCCCACCGCGATCACCCGCTTCGCCCGCTCGCTCGGCGACGGGGTGACCCGCCTCGACCGGTGGGAGCCGGAACTCAACTCGGCCGAACCGGGACGCGTCACGGACACGACGAGCCCGCGCGCTATCGCCGGCACCTACGGCCGCCTGGTCGTCGGCGACGCCCTGAACCGCCCGGACCGCGACCGGCTCACGCACTGGCTGCTGAACAACACGACCGGCGACCACCGCATCCGCGCCGGGGTGCCCGCGTCATGGACGGTCGGCGACAAGACGGGCTCCGGTTCGTACGGCACCACCAACGACGCGGGCGTCGCATGGACCCCGGACGGCGCACCGGTCGTCCTCGCGTTCCTGTCGACGAAGCCGGCACCGGACGCCGCCTGGGACGACGCCCTGATCGCGGGGGCAACGGCCGCAGTCGTGGACGCCCTGGCCTAG
- a CDS encoding protein-tyrosine phosphatase family protein translates to MTDTDTWQPTDRGVLRLPSGRLVRGRGLRRPLEPGAPAPSYALYLLGRQPPPVAWEFRWIRWPDFRLPADRADARAALTEAWERALGERVEIACGGGRGRTGTALACLAVLDGVPAEEAVDFVRRHYDRHAVETPWQKRYVRRF, encoded by the coding sequence GTGACGGACACGGACACCTGGCAGCCCACGGACCGCGGCGTCCTCCGGCTGCCGTCGGGACGGCTGGTCCGGGGCCGCGGACTGCGGCGCCCCCTCGAACCGGGCGCACCCGCACCCTCGTACGCCCTTTACCTCCTCGGCAGGCAACCGCCGCCCGTCGCCTGGGAGTTCCGCTGGATCCGCTGGCCGGACTTCCGGCTGCCCGCCGACCGCGCCGACGCGCGCGCCGCGCTCACCGAGGCCTGGGAACGGGCCCTGGGCGAGCGCGTCGAGATCGCCTGCGGTGGCGGCCGAGGCCGCACCGGGACGGCGCTGGCCTGTCTGGCGGTCCTGGACGGCGTACCCGCCGAGGAGGCGGTGGACTTCGTACGGCGCCACTACGACCGGCACGCGGTGGAGACGCCGTGGCAGAAGCGGTATGTGCGGAGGTTCTAG